From one Plectropomus leopardus isolate mb chromosome 8, YSFRI_Pleo_2.0, whole genome shotgun sequence genomic stretch:
- the rap1gapa gene encoding rap1 GTPase-activating protein 1 isoform X6 encodes MAKNNNIHFSASMVTKAHWKKPSHTPDLFEMLEKMQGNRMDEQRCTFPPPLKTEEDYIPYPSVHEVLGRKSPFPLILLPQFGGYWIEGTNHELGDTADTEQPPPLSPNTRTKLECNTTATLFRKHFLGKEHFNYYSVDSALGHLVFSLKYDVIGDQEHLRLMLRTKLKTYHDVIPISCLTEFPNVVQMAKLVCEEVNVDRFFPVLYPKASRLIVTFDEHVISNNFKFGVIYQKFGQTSEEELFGNSEESPAFVEFLEFLGEKIELHNFKGFRGGLDVTHGQTGTESVYCNYRNKEVMFHVSTKLPYTDGDTQQLQRKRHIGNDIVAILFQEENTPFVPDMIASNFLHAYIVVQVVNTCTDNVLYKVSVTARDDVPFFGPALPNPAVFKKGPEFHEFLFTKLINAEYACYKAEKFAKLEERTRSALLETLYEELHVNSQAMMGVGGDDDKLENGSAGGGGFFESFKRVIRSRSQSMDAMGVTLKKPHTFSTSSSFNHEPAESPKFPGISLLVPGKSPSKYGRRGSAIGIGTVEESLIIPGKSPTRKKSGPFSSRRSSAIGIENIQEVHEKSSRESSPNTQKTPDSGHVSQDPKSDNSSNQSSPEVLTTTKNSSYLGGRAPSIPEGHDLSRSSSNASSFASVVEENETEATEDYDTGMESLSSAGTPHKRDSFTYSTWLEDSASSTSTTSRGSSPGPSKPERGKGTDVRIKLERPHDHQSSSNC; translated from the exons atggctaaaaataataacatccACTTCAGTGCTTCAATGGTGACAAAGGCACACTGGAAGAAACCCAGCCAT ACCCCAGATTTATTTGAAATGCTTGAAAAAATGCAG GGCAACAGGATGGATGAGCAGAGATGCACCTTTCCTCCCCCACTCAAG ACTGAGGAGGACTACATTCCTTACCCAAGTGTCCATGAG GTGTTGGGCAGAAAAAGTCCTTTTCCTCTCATCCTCCTGCCGCAGTTTGGGGGTTACTGGATTGAAGGGACAAACCATGAGTTAGGTGACACAGCGGACACAGAACAGCCGCCACCTCTGTCCCCGAACACCCGCACCAAGCTGGAATGTAACACGACAGCTACGCTCTTCCGGAAACACTTCCTGGGCAAG GAACACTTTAATTACTATTCAGTGGACAGTGCTCTTGGACATCTGGTGTTCTCGCTAAAGTACGATGTGATTGGTGACCAGGAACATCTCCGTCTAATGCTCAG GACCAAGCTGAAAACCTACCATGATGTGATCCCCATTTCCTGTCTGACGGAGTTTCCCAATGTGGTCCAAATGGCCAAA CTTGTCTGTGAAGAGGTCAACGTGGATCGTTTTTTTCCTGTCCTTTATCCAAAA gctTCAAGACTTATTGTCACCTTCGATGAACATGTGATAAGCAACAATTTCAAGTTTGGGGTCATTTATCAAAAGTTTGGACAG ACTTCAGAGGAAGAGCTGTTTGGCAACAGTGAAGAGAGTCCTGCCTTTGTAGAATTCCTGGAATTTCTAGGAGAGAAAATTGAGCTGCACAACTTTAAAGG TTTCCGTGGAGGGTTAGACGTGACTCATGGGCAGACTGGCACTGAATCCGTCTACTGCAACTACCGCAACAAAGAGGTCATGTTCCATGTGTCCACAAAACTGCCTTACACAGATGGGGACACCCAGCAG TTGCAGAGAAAGAGGCACATAGGAAATGACATTGTGGCCATCTTATTTCAAGAGGAAAACACTCCCTTTGTACCGGACATGATTGCCTCCAACTTTCTCCATGCCTACATTGTGGTCCAAGTGGTCAACACCTGCACTGACAATGTTCTCTACAAG GTGTCAGTGACGGCTCGGGATGATGTACCTTTCTTTGGCCCGGCCCTCCCAAACCctgctgtctttaaaaaa GGCCCTGAATTCCATGAATTCCTTTTTACTAAACTCATCAATGCAGAGTACGCCTGCTACAAAGCTGAGAAATTTGCCAAACTAGAG gaACGAACAAGGTCGGCCTTGTTAGAGACCCTTTATGAGGAGCTCCATGTGAACAGTCAGGCCATGATGGGTGTCGGAGGAGACGACGACAAACTGGAAAACGGGAGTGCAGGAGGAGGGGGCTTCTTTGAGTCCTTTAAG CGGGTGATCCGCAGCAGGAGCCAGTCTATGGATGCCATGGGTGTTACTCTCAAGAAGCCACACACATTCTCCACTAGCAGCAGCTTTAACCACGAGCCCGCAGAGAGCCCCAAATTCCCAGGGATA TCATTGCTTGTCCCAGGCAAAAGTCCCAGTAAATATGGACGCCGAGGCAGTGCCATAGGGATAGGAACAGTAGAAGAG TCTTTGATAATCCCGGGGAAAAGCCCGACAAGGAAAAAGTCTGGTCCTTTCAGCTCCAGGAGAAGCAGTGCCATCGGTATCGAAAACATTCAAGAAGTCCACGAGAAGAG TAGTAGAGAGAGTTCCCCAAATACACAGAAGACCCCTGACAGCGGTCATGTCTCTCAAGACCCCAAATCTGACAACTCGTCCAATCAGAGCTCTCCTGAGGTGCTCACAACCACCAAGAACAG TTCTTATCTTGGTGGCAGGGCCCCATCCATCCCTGAGGGTCATGACCTTTCCCGCTCCTCCTCCAACGCTAGCAGCTTCGCCAGTGTGGTGGAGGAGAACGAGACAGAGGCCACGGAGGACTACGACACAGGCATG GAGAGTCTGTCATCTGCCGGGACGCCACACAAGCGAGATTCCTTCACCTACAGCACCTGGCTGGAGGACAGCGCCAGCAGCACCAGTACCACCAGTCGGGGCAGCTCTCCAG GGCCCAGTAAACCTGAGCGAGGGAAGGGGACAGACGTCCGTATCAAACTGGAACGACCACACGATCATCAGTCCTCATCG AACTGTTAG
- the rap1gapa gene encoding rap1 GTPase-activating protein 1 isoform X8 has translation MLEKMQGNRMDEQRCTFPPPLKTEEDYIPYPSVHEVLGRKSPFPLILLPQFGGYWIEGTNHELGDTADTEQPPPLSPNTRTKLECNTTATLFRKHFLGKEHFNYYSVDSALGHLVFSLKYDVIGDQEHLRLMLRTKLKTYHDVIPISCLTEFPNVVQMAKLVCEEVNVDRFFPVLYPKASRLIVTFDEHVISNNFKFGVIYQKFGQTSEEELFGNSEESPAFVEFLEFLGEKIELHNFKGFRGGLDVTHGQTGTESVYCNYRNKEVMFHVSTKLPYTDGDTQQLQRKRHIGNDIVAILFQEENTPFVPDMIASNFLHAYIVVQVVNTCTDNVLYKVSVTARDDVPFFGPALPNPAVFKKGPEFHEFLFTKLINAEYACYKAEKFAKLEERTRSALLETLYEELHVNSQAMMGVGGDDDKLENGSAGGGGFFESFKRVIRSRSQSMDAMGVTLKKPHTFSTSSSFNHEPAESPKFPGISLLVPGKSPSKYGRRGSAIGIGTVEESLIIPGKSPTRKKSGPFSSRRSSAIGIENIQEVHEKSSRESSPNTQKTPDSGHVSQDPKSDNSSNQSSPEVLTTTKNSSYLGGRAPSIPEGHDLSRSSSNASSFASVVEENETEATEDYDTGMESLSSAGTPHKRDSFTYSTWLEDSASSTSTTSRGSSPGPSKPERGKGTDVRIKLERPHDHQSSSNC, from the exons ATGCTTGAAAAAATGCAG GGCAACAGGATGGATGAGCAGAGATGCACCTTTCCTCCCCCACTCAAG ACTGAGGAGGACTACATTCCTTACCCAAGTGTCCATGAG GTGTTGGGCAGAAAAAGTCCTTTTCCTCTCATCCTCCTGCCGCAGTTTGGGGGTTACTGGATTGAAGGGACAAACCATGAGTTAGGTGACACAGCGGACACAGAACAGCCGCCACCTCTGTCCCCGAACACCCGCACCAAGCTGGAATGTAACACGACAGCTACGCTCTTCCGGAAACACTTCCTGGGCAAG GAACACTTTAATTACTATTCAGTGGACAGTGCTCTTGGACATCTGGTGTTCTCGCTAAAGTACGATGTGATTGGTGACCAGGAACATCTCCGTCTAATGCTCAG GACCAAGCTGAAAACCTACCATGATGTGATCCCCATTTCCTGTCTGACGGAGTTTCCCAATGTGGTCCAAATGGCCAAA CTTGTCTGTGAAGAGGTCAACGTGGATCGTTTTTTTCCTGTCCTTTATCCAAAA gctTCAAGACTTATTGTCACCTTCGATGAACATGTGATAAGCAACAATTTCAAGTTTGGGGTCATTTATCAAAAGTTTGGACAG ACTTCAGAGGAAGAGCTGTTTGGCAACAGTGAAGAGAGTCCTGCCTTTGTAGAATTCCTGGAATTTCTAGGAGAGAAAATTGAGCTGCACAACTTTAAAGG TTTCCGTGGAGGGTTAGACGTGACTCATGGGCAGACTGGCACTGAATCCGTCTACTGCAACTACCGCAACAAAGAGGTCATGTTCCATGTGTCCACAAAACTGCCTTACACAGATGGGGACACCCAGCAG TTGCAGAGAAAGAGGCACATAGGAAATGACATTGTGGCCATCTTATTTCAAGAGGAAAACACTCCCTTTGTACCGGACATGATTGCCTCCAACTTTCTCCATGCCTACATTGTGGTCCAAGTGGTCAACACCTGCACTGACAATGTTCTCTACAAG GTGTCAGTGACGGCTCGGGATGATGTACCTTTCTTTGGCCCGGCCCTCCCAAACCctgctgtctttaaaaaa GGCCCTGAATTCCATGAATTCCTTTTTACTAAACTCATCAATGCAGAGTACGCCTGCTACAAAGCTGAGAAATTTGCCAAACTAGAG gaACGAACAAGGTCGGCCTTGTTAGAGACCCTTTATGAGGAGCTCCATGTGAACAGTCAGGCCATGATGGGTGTCGGAGGAGACGACGACAAACTGGAAAACGGGAGTGCAGGAGGAGGGGGCTTCTTTGAGTCCTTTAAG CGGGTGATCCGCAGCAGGAGCCAGTCTATGGATGCCATGGGTGTTACTCTCAAGAAGCCACACACATTCTCCACTAGCAGCAGCTTTAACCACGAGCCCGCAGAGAGCCCCAAATTCCCAGGGATA TCATTGCTTGTCCCAGGCAAAAGTCCCAGTAAATATGGACGCCGAGGCAGTGCCATAGGGATAGGAACAGTAGAAGAG TCTTTGATAATCCCGGGGAAAAGCCCGACAAGGAAAAAGTCTGGTCCTTTCAGCTCCAGGAGAAGCAGTGCCATCGGTATCGAAAACATTCAAGAAGTCCACGAGAAGAG TAGTAGAGAGAGTTCCCCAAATACACAGAAGACCCCTGACAGCGGTCATGTCTCTCAAGACCCCAAATCTGACAACTCGTCCAATCAGAGCTCTCCTGAGGTGCTCACAACCACCAAGAACAG TTCTTATCTTGGTGGCAGGGCCCCATCCATCCCTGAGGGTCATGACCTTTCCCGCTCCTCCTCCAACGCTAGCAGCTTCGCCAGTGTGGTGGAGGAGAACGAGACAGAGGCCACGGAGGACTACGACACAGGCATG GAGAGTCTGTCATCTGCCGGGACGCCACACAAGCGAGATTCCTTCACCTACAGCACCTGGCTGGAGGACAGCGCCAGCAGCACCAGTACCACCAGTCGGGGCAGCTCTCCAG GGCCCAGTAAACCTGAGCGAGGGAAGGGGACAGACGTCCGTATCAAACTGGAACGACCACACGATCATCAGTCCTCATCG AACTGTTAG
- the rap1gapa gene encoding rap1 GTPase-activating protein 1 isoform X3, protein MPCSPFRIGRPRKFWKQDGSDPRISATLEPQLFQPSLPYTSSPFHKTPDLFEMLEKMQGNRMDEQRCTFPPPLKTEEDYIPYPSVHEVLGRKSPFPLILLPQFGGYWIEGTNHELGDTADTEQPPPLSPNTRTKLECNTTATLFRKHFLGKEHFNYYSVDSALGHLVFSLKYDVIGDQEHLRLMLRTKLKTYHDVIPISCLTEFPNVVQMAKLVCEEVNVDRFFPVLYPKASRLIVTFDEHVISNNFKFGVIYQKFGQTSEEELFGNSEESPAFVEFLEFLGEKIELHNFKGFRGGLDVTHGQTGTESVYCNYRNKEVMFHVSTKLPYTDGDTQQLQRKRHIGNDIVAILFQEENTPFVPDMIASNFLHAYIVVQVVNTCTDNVLYKVSVTARDDVPFFGPALPNPAVFKKGPEFHEFLFTKLINAEYACYKAEKFAKLEERTRSALLETLYEELHVNSQAMMGVGGDDDKLENGSAGGGGFFESFKRVIRSRSQSMDAMGVTLKKPHTFSTSSSFNHEPAESPKFPGISLLVPGKSPSKYGRRGSAIGIGTVEESLIIPGKSPTRKKSGPFSSRRSSAIGIENIQEVHEKSSRESSPNTQKTPDSGHVSQDPKSDNSSNQSSPEVLTTTKNSSYLGGRAPSIPEGHDLSRSSSNASSFASVVEENETEATEDYDTGMESLSSAGTPHKRDSFTYSTWLEDSASSTSTTSRGSSPGPSKPERGKGTDVRIKLERPHDHQSSSNC, encoded by the exons GAAGCAAGATGGGAGTGACCCCCGGATTTCTGCAACACTAGAGCCCCAGCTGTTCCAGCCGTCACTCCCGTACACCAGCTCGCCATTCCACAAG ACCCCAGATTTATTTGAAATGCTTGAAAAAATGCAG GGCAACAGGATGGATGAGCAGAGATGCACCTTTCCTCCCCCACTCAAG ACTGAGGAGGACTACATTCCTTACCCAAGTGTCCATGAG GTGTTGGGCAGAAAAAGTCCTTTTCCTCTCATCCTCCTGCCGCAGTTTGGGGGTTACTGGATTGAAGGGACAAACCATGAGTTAGGTGACACAGCGGACACAGAACAGCCGCCACCTCTGTCCCCGAACACCCGCACCAAGCTGGAATGTAACACGACAGCTACGCTCTTCCGGAAACACTTCCTGGGCAAG GAACACTTTAATTACTATTCAGTGGACAGTGCTCTTGGACATCTGGTGTTCTCGCTAAAGTACGATGTGATTGGTGACCAGGAACATCTCCGTCTAATGCTCAG GACCAAGCTGAAAACCTACCATGATGTGATCCCCATTTCCTGTCTGACGGAGTTTCCCAATGTGGTCCAAATGGCCAAA CTTGTCTGTGAAGAGGTCAACGTGGATCGTTTTTTTCCTGTCCTTTATCCAAAA gctTCAAGACTTATTGTCACCTTCGATGAACATGTGATAAGCAACAATTTCAAGTTTGGGGTCATTTATCAAAAGTTTGGACAG ACTTCAGAGGAAGAGCTGTTTGGCAACAGTGAAGAGAGTCCTGCCTTTGTAGAATTCCTGGAATTTCTAGGAGAGAAAATTGAGCTGCACAACTTTAAAGG TTTCCGTGGAGGGTTAGACGTGACTCATGGGCAGACTGGCACTGAATCCGTCTACTGCAACTACCGCAACAAAGAGGTCATGTTCCATGTGTCCACAAAACTGCCTTACACAGATGGGGACACCCAGCAG TTGCAGAGAAAGAGGCACATAGGAAATGACATTGTGGCCATCTTATTTCAAGAGGAAAACACTCCCTTTGTACCGGACATGATTGCCTCCAACTTTCTCCATGCCTACATTGTGGTCCAAGTGGTCAACACCTGCACTGACAATGTTCTCTACAAG GTGTCAGTGACGGCTCGGGATGATGTACCTTTCTTTGGCCCGGCCCTCCCAAACCctgctgtctttaaaaaa GGCCCTGAATTCCATGAATTCCTTTTTACTAAACTCATCAATGCAGAGTACGCCTGCTACAAAGCTGAGAAATTTGCCAAACTAGAG gaACGAACAAGGTCGGCCTTGTTAGAGACCCTTTATGAGGAGCTCCATGTGAACAGTCAGGCCATGATGGGTGTCGGAGGAGACGACGACAAACTGGAAAACGGGAGTGCAGGAGGAGGGGGCTTCTTTGAGTCCTTTAAG CGGGTGATCCGCAGCAGGAGCCAGTCTATGGATGCCATGGGTGTTACTCTCAAGAAGCCACACACATTCTCCACTAGCAGCAGCTTTAACCACGAGCCCGCAGAGAGCCCCAAATTCCCAGGGATA TCATTGCTTGTCCCAGGCAAAAGTCCCAGTAAATATGGACGCCGAGGCAGTGCCATAGGGATAGGAACAGTAGAAGAG TCTTTGATAATCCCGGGGAAAAGCCCGACAAGGAAAAAGTCTGGTCCTTTCAGCTCCAGGAGAAGCAGTGCCATCGGTATCGAAAACATTCAAGAAGTCCACGAGAAGAG TAGTAGAGAGAGTTCCCCAAATACACAGAAGACCCCTGACAGCGGTCATGTCTCTCAAGACCCCAAATCTGACAACTCGTCCAATCAGAGCTCTCCTGAGGTGCTCACAACCACCAAGAACAG TTCTTATCTTGGTGGCAGGGCCCCATCCATCCCTGAGGGTCATGACCTTTCCCGCTCCTCCTCCAACGCTAGCAGCTTCGCCAGTGTGGTGGAGGAGAACGAGACAGAGGCCACGGAGGACTACGACACAGGCATG GAGAGTCTGTCATCTGCCGGGACGCCACACAAGCGAGATTCCTTCACCTACAGCACCTGGCTGGAGGACAGCGCCAGCAGCACCAGTACCACCAGTCGGGGCAGCTCTCCAG GGCCCAGTAAACCTGAGCGAGGGAAGGGGACAGACGTCCGTATCAAACTGGAACGACCACACGATCATCAGTCCTCATCG AACTGTTAG
- the rap1gapa gene encoding rap1 GTPase-activating protein 1 isoform X1 — MPQRKRSFTFGAYGGVDKTFSKARSLWKQDGSDPRISATLEPQLFQPSLPYTSSPFHKTPDLFEMLEKMQGNRMDEQRCTFPPPLKTEEDYIPYPSVHEVLGRKSPFPLILLPQFGGYWIEGTNHELGDTADTEQPPPLSPNTRTKLECNTTATLFRKHFLGKEHFNYYSVDSALGHLVFSLKYDVIGDQEHLRLMLRTKLKTYHDVIPISCLTEFPNVVQMAKLVCEEVNVDRFFPVLYPKASRLIVTFDEHVISNNFKFGVIYQKFGQTSEEELFGNSEESPAFVEFLEFLGEKIELHNFKGFRGGLDVTHGQTGTESVYCNYRNKEVMFHVSTKLPYTDGDTQQLQRKRHIGNDIVAILFQEENTPFVPDMIASNFLHAYIVVQVVNTCTDNVLYKVSVTARDDVPFFGPALPNPAVFKKGPEFHEFLFTKLINAEYACYKAEKFAKLEERTRSALLETLYEELHVNSQAMMGVGGDDDKLENGSAGGGGFFESFKRVIRSRSQSMDAMGVTLKKPHTFSTSSSFNHEPAESPKFPGISLLVPGKSPSKYGRRGSAIGIGTVEESLIIPGKSPTRKKSGPFSSRRSSAIGIENIQEVHEKSSRESSPNTQKTPDSGHVSQDPKSDNSSNQSSPEVLTTTKNSSYLGGRAPSIPEGHDLSRSSSNASSFASVVEENETEATEDYDTGMESLSSAGTPHKRDSFTYSTWLEDSASSTSTTSRGSSPGPSKPERGKGTDVRIKLERPHDHQSSSNC; from the exons GAAGCAAGATGGGAGTGACCCCCGGATTTCTGCAACACTAGAGCCCCAGCTGTTCCAGCCGTCACTCCCGTACACCAGCTCGCCATTCCACAAG ACCCCAGATTTATTTGAAATGCTTGAAAAAATGCAG GGCAACAGGATGGATGAGCAGAGATGCACCTTTCCTCCCCCACTCAAG ACTGAGGAGGACTACATTCCTTACCCAAGTGTCCATGAG GTGTTGGGCAGAAAAAGTCCTTTTCCTCTCATCCTCCTGCCGCAGTTTGGGGGTTACTGGATTGAAGGGACAAACCATGAGTTAGGTGACACAGCGGACACAGAACAGCCGCCACCTCTGTCCCCGAACACCCGCACCAAGCTGGAATGTAACACGACAGCTACGCTCTTCCGGAAACACTTCCTGGGCAAG GAACACTTTAATTACTATTCAGTGGACAGTGCTCTTGGACATCTGGTGTTCTCGCTAAAGTACGATGTGATTGGTGACCAGGAACATCTCCGTCTAATGCTCAG GACCAAGCTGAAAACCTACCATGATGTGATCCCCATTTCCTGTCTGACGGAGTTTCCCAATGTGGTCCAAATGGCCAAA CTTGTCTGTGAAGAGGTCAACGTGGATCGTTTTTTTCCTGTCCTTTATCCAAAA gctTCAAGACTTATTGTCACCTTCGATGAACATGTGATAAGCAACAATTTCAAGTTTGGGGTCATTTATCAAAAGTTTGGACAG ACTTCAGAGGAAGAGCTGTTTGGCAACAGTGAAGAGAGTCCTGCCTTTGTAGAATTCCTGGAATTTCTAGGAGAGAAAATTGAGCTGCACAACTTTAAAGG TTTCCGTGGAGGGTTAGACGTGACTCATGGGCAGACTGGCACTGAATCCGTCTACTGCAACTACCGCAACAAAGAGGTCATGTTCCATGTGTCCACAAAACTGCCTTACACAGATGGGGACACCCAGCAG TTGCAGAGAAAGAGGCACATAGGAAATGACATTGTGGCCATCTTATTTCAAGAGGAAAACACTCCCTTTGTACCGGACATGATTGCCTCCAACTTTCTCCATGCCTACATTGTGGTCCAAGTGGTCAACACCTGCACTGACAATGTTCTCTACAAG GTGTCAGTGACGGCTCGGGATGATGTACCTTTCTTTGGCCCGGCCCTCCCAAACCctgctgtctttaaaaaa GGCCCTGAATTCCATGAATTCCTTTTTACTAAACTCATCAATGCAGAGTACGCCTGCTACAAAGCTGAGAAATTTGCCAAACTAGAG gaACGAACAAGGTCGGCCTTGTTAGAGACCCTTTATGAGGAGCTCCATGTGAACAGTCAGGCCATGATGGGTGTCGGAGGAGACGACGACAAACTGGAAAACGGGAGTGCAGGAGGAGGGGGCTTCTTTGAGTCCTTTAAG CGGGTGATCCGCAGCAGGAGCCAGTCTATGGATGCCATGGGTGTTACTCTCAAGAAGCCACACACATTCTCCACTAGCAGCAGCTTTAACCACGAGCCCGCAGAGAGCCCCAAATTCCCAGGGATA TCATTGCTTGTCCCAGGCAAAAGTCCCAGTAAATATGGACGCCGAGGCAGTGCCATAGGGATAGGAACAGTAGAAGAG TCTTTGATAATCCCGGGGAAAAGCCCGACAAGGAAAAAGTCTGGTCCTTTCAGCTCCAGGAGAAGCAGTGCCATCGGTATCGAAAACATTCAAGAAGTCCACGAGAAGAG TAGTAGAGAGAGTTCCCCAAATACACAGAAGACCCCTGACAGCGGTCATGTCTCTCAAGACCCCAAATCTGACAACTCGTCCAATCAGAGCTCTCCTGAGGTGCTCACAACCACCAAGAACAG TTCTTATCTTGGTGGCAGGGCCCCATCCATCCCTGAGGGTCATGACCTTTCCCGCTCCTCCTCCAACGCTAGCAGCTTCGCCAGTGTGGTGGAGGAGAACGAGACAGAGGCCACGGAGGACTACGACACAGGCATG GAGAGTCTGTCATCTGCCGGGACGCCACACAAGCGAGATTCCTTCACCTACAGCACCTGGCTGGAGGACAGCGCCAGCAGCACCAGTACCACCAGTCGGGGCAGCTCTCCAG GGCCCAGTAAACCTGAGCGAGGGAAGGGGACAGACGTCCGTATCAAACTGGAACGACCACACGATCATCAGTCCTCATCG AACTGTTAG
- the rap1gapa gene encoding rap1 GTPase-activating protein 1 isoform X5, with protein sequence MPQRKRSFTFGAYGGVDKTFSKARSLWKQDGSDPRISATLEPQLFQPSLPYTSSPFHKTPDLFEMLEKMQGNRMDEQRCTFPPPLKTEEDYIPYPSVHEVLGRKSPFPLILLPQFGGYWIEGTNHELGDTADTEQPPPLSPNTRTKLECNTTATLFRKHFLGKEHFNYYSVDSALGHLVFSLKYDVIGDQEHLRLMLRTKLKTYHDVIPISCLTEFPNVVQMAKLVCEEVNVDRFFPVLYPKASRLIVTFDEHVISNNFKFGVIYQKFGQTSEEELFGNSEESPAFVEFLEFLGEKIELHNFKGFRGGLDVTHGQTGTESVYCNYRNKEVMFHVSTKLPYTDGDTQQLQRKRHIGNDIVAILFQEENTPFVPDMIASNFLHAYIVVQVVNTCTDNVLYKVSVTARDDVPFFGPALPNPAVFKKGPEFHEFLFTKLINAEYACYKAEKFAKLEERTRSALLETLYEELHVNSQAMMGVGGDDDKLENGSAGGGGFFESFKRVIRSRSQSMDAMGVTLKKPHTFSTSSSFNHEPAESPKFPGISLIIPGKSPTRKKSGPFSSRRSSAIGIENIQEVHEKSSRESSPNTQKTPDSGHVSQDPKSDNSSNQSSPEVLTTTKNSSYLGGRAPSIPEGHDLSRSSSNASSFASVVEENETEATEDYDTGMESLSSAGTPHKRDSFTYSTWLEDSASSTSTTSRGSSPGPSKPERGKGTDVRIKLERPHDHQSSSNC encoded by the exons GAAGCAAGATGGGAGTGACCCCCGGATTTCTGCAACACTAGAGCCCCAGCTGTTCCAGCCGTCACTCCCGTACACCAGCTCGCCATTCCACAAG ACCCCAGATTTATTTGAAATGCTTGAAAAAATGCAG GGCAACAGGATGGATGAGCAGAGATGCACCTTTCCTCCCCCACTCAAG ACTGAGGAGGACTACATTCCTTACCCAAGTGTCCATGAG GTGTTGGGCAGAAAAAGTCCTTTTCCTCTCATCCTCCTGCCGCAGTTTGGGGGTTACTGGATTGAAGGGACAAACCATGAGTTAGGTGACACAGCGGACACAGAACAGCCGCCACCTCTGTCCCCGAACACCCGCACCAAGCTGGAATGTAACACGACAGCTACGCTCTTCCGGAAACACTTCCTGGGCAAG GAACACTTTAATTACTATTCAGTGGACAGTGCTCTTGGACATCTGGTGTTCTCGCTAAAGTACGATGTGATTGGTGACCAGGAACATCTCCGTCTAATGCTCAG GACCAAGCTGAAAACCTACCATGATGTGATCCCCATTTCCTGTCTGACGGAGTTTCCCAATGTGGTCCAAATGGCCAAA CTTGTCTGTGAAGAGGTCAACGTGGATCGTTTTTTTCCTGTCCTTTATCCAAAA gctTCAAGACTTATTGTCACCTTCGATGAACATGTGATAAGCAACAATTTCAAGTTTGGGGTCATTTATCAAAAGTTTGGACAG ACTTCAGAGGAAGAGCTGTTTGGCAACAGTGAAGAGAGTCCTGCCTTTGTAGAATTCCTGGAATTTCTAGGAGAGAAAATTGAGCTGCACAACTTTAAAGG TTTCCGTGGAGGGTTAGACGTGACTCATGGGCAGACTGGCACTGAATCCGTCTACTGCAACTACCGCAACAAAGAGGTCATGTTCCATGTGTCCACAAAACTGCCTTACACAGATGGGGACACCCAGCAG TTGCAGAGAAAGAGGCACATAGGAAATGACATTGTGGCCATCTTATTTCAAGAGGAAAACACTCCCTTTGTACCGGACATGATTGCCTCCAACTTTCTCCATGCCTACATTGTGGTCCAAGTGGTCAACACCTGCACTGACAATGTTCTCTACAAG GTGTCAGTGACGGCTCGGGATGATGTACCTTTCTTTGGCCCGGCCCTCCCAAACCctgctgtctttaaaaaa GGCCCTGAATTCCATGAATTCCTTTTTACTAAACTCATCAATGCAGAGTACGCCTGCTACAAAGCTGAGAAATTTGCCAAACTAGAG gaACGAACAAGGTCGGCCTTGTTAGAGACCCTTTATGAGGAGCTCCATGTGAACAGTCAGGCCATGATGGGTGTCGGAGGAGACGACGACAAACTGGAAAACGGGAGTGCAGGAGGAGGGGGCTTCTTTGAGTCCTTTAAG CGGGTGATCCGCAGCAGGAGCCAGTCTATGGATGCCATGGGTGTTACTCTCAAGAAGCCACACACATTCTCCACTAGCAGCAGCTTTAACCACGAGCCCGCAGAGAGCCCCAAATTCCCAGGGATA TCTTTGATAATCCCGGGGAAAAGCCCGACAAGGAAAAAGTCTGGTCCTTTCAGCTCCAGGAGAAGCAGTGCCATCGGTATCGAAAACATTCAAGAAGTCCACGAGAAGAG TAGTAGAGAGAGTTCCCCAAATACACAGAAGACCCCTGACAGCGGTCATGTCTCTCAAGACCCCAAATCTGACAACTCGTCCAATCAGAGCTCTCCTGAGGTGCTCACAACCACCAAGAACAG TTCTTATCTTGGTGGCAGGGCCCCATCCATCCCTGAGGGTCATGACCTTTCCCGCTCCTCCTCCAACGCTAGCAGCTTCGCCAGTGTGGTGGAGGAGAACGAGACAGAGGCCACGGAGGACTACGACACAGGCATG GAGAGTCTGTCATCTGCCGGGACGCCACACAAGCGAGATTCCTTCACCTACAGCACCTGGCTGGAGGACAGCGCCAGCAGCACCAGTACCACCAGTCGGGGCAGCTCTCCAG GGCCCAGTAAACCTGAGCGAGGGAAGGGGACAGACGTCCGTATCAAACTGGAACGACCACACGATCATCAGTCCTCATCG AACTGTTAG